From Chlamydia avium 10DC88:
AATATTAAAGAATGGTGGAGATCCGGTTTTATATTAAGTATATTTAATATCGTTACCTGGATAGGTTTAGGTAGCTTATGGTGGAAACTTCTTGGATTAATTTAATTGCTAAGTGTTTTCATAAAAAATTTTCTTTATCAAAAAAAGAAAAACTTTGAGAAATGATAAAATAAGAACCTTACCAATTGAACCTATGCAGTTAGATCCTCGCAACTCTGATAGAGTAGTTATTCCTGATATCCCTCCACTACCTAGGGAATTACAGAAATTCCCAGATCTCGTCCCTACTCAAGATACACGGTTTTCCTCACCATGTGATCCTCAAGTTACTCAACTATTTCCTCATACTTATAACAACCCTTACCTGAAATTTATCTCAGGAGAACCTCTATCTAAAAAACCTATAAAAGTGGGGGTTATGCTCTCTGGAGGACCAGCACCTGGAGGTCACAATGTCATTTGGGGCTTATTACACAGTATAAAAAAAATTCATTCTGATAGTTCTCTAATAGGATTTATTAATAATGGACAGGGATTGATCCATAACCAGACCGTAGAAATCAATGAAGAATTCATGGCATCCTTCAGAAATTCAGGAGGATTCCACTGTATAGGGACTGGAAGAACAAACATCATTACCGAAGAAAATAAATCTTCTATTCTCAAAACTGTCAAAAACCTCCATCTGGATGGCCTCGTAATTATCGGTGGTGACGGATCAAATACCGCAACTGCTATTCTCGCAGAATATTTTTCTCAACATTATCCAAAAACTTGTATTGTTGGAGTCCCAAAAACTATTGATGGTGATCTTCAGCACCTCTTCTTAGACATTACATTTGGATTTGACTCAGCAACAAAGTTTTATTCATCCATTATTAGTAATATTTCTCGAGATGCTCTATCAGGAAAAGCTCATTACCACTTCATTAAGCTTATGGGAAGATCGGCATCTCATATTGCTCTAGAATGTACTCTGCAAACGCATCCCAATATCGCCCTAATCAGTGAAGAAATCGCTGAAAAGAATATCCCCTTAAAAACTATCATTCATAAAATGTGCTCCATCATTGCTGATAGGGCCGCTATGGGAAAATACTATGGTGTTGTCCTTATTCCCGAAGGACTCATTGAATTCATCCCAGAAATCAATAACTTAGTGAAAGAAATCGAAAAAATTCCTGAAGGCATAGACAAATTTTCTCAATTATCTCAGGAGTCTCAGCTACTACTTAAAAGTTTCCCTCCAGGAATCGTACATCAATTACTTCATGATCGTGATGCTCATGGTAATGTCTATGTATCCAAAATTCATGTAAATAAACTTCTGATTCATCTTGTCTCAAACCACTTGCAAAAACATTTTAAAAATGTCCCCTTTAATGCGATTTCTCACTTTCTAGGCTACGAAGGAAGATCCTGTATACCAACTAAATTTGATAATACCTATAGTTATGCGTTAGGAT
This genomic window contains:
- a CDS encoding diphosphate--fructose-6-phosphate 1-phosphotransferase — its product is MQLDPRNSDRVVIPDIPPLPRELQKFPDLVPTQDTRFSSPCDPQVTQLFPHTYNNPYLKFISGEPLSKKPIKVGVMLSGGPAPGGHNVIWGLLHSIKKIHSDSSLIGFINNGQGLIHNQTVEINEEFMASFRNSGGFHCIGTGRTNIITEENKSSILKTVKNLHLDGLVIIGGDGSNTATAILAEYFSQHYPKTCIVGVPKTIDGDLQHLFLDITFGFDSATKFYSSIISNISRDALSGKAHYHFIKLMGRSASHIALECTLQTHPNIALISEEIAEKNIPLKTIIHKMCSIIADRAAMGKYYGVVLIPEGLIEFIPEINNLVKEIEKIPEGIDKFSQLSQESQLLLKSFPPGIVHQLLHDRDAHGNVYVSKIHVNKLLIHLVSNHLQKHFKNVPFNAISHFLGYEGRSCIPTKFDNTYSYALGFGSGILVLNRCNGYLAAIESLINIVDKWRLRAIPIVKMFTTQKKPDGTLQPRIKKSLIDIGSPAFRKFKLYRKIWALEDSYRFLGPLQIHTPPKTHSDHFPPLTLLLNHNEWQKRCSICMEIPDCNY